In the genome of Bradysia coprophila strain Holo2 unplaced genomic scaffold, BU_Bcop_v1 contig_232, whole genome shotgun sequence, one region contains:
- the LOC119076133 gene encoding trypsin-like translates to MIRHNLPLVVFSMIIVLCRGEVVSLNNTDHKIVGGLTTVEAVPYQISLQGLNYHNGQYIHFCGGSILTEKHIVTAAHCLEGWPVENITVVVGTAVWDVGGVRHAVDKYEIHERYEMLETCDIGIITLTEPLEFNDKVQPIAFNDNYVPGNVPCIVTGWGYTFPIRAPTFLPYWFISFFRLYPKDLQIAQLRTITNGECRRQYLGKELNTELCTYVWSKGACAGDSGGPVVNMKQNLLIGIVSFGSSNCGGFTGTPDGHTRVSNFTTWIQERIKIF, encoded by the exons ATGATAAGACATAATTTGCCGTTAGTTGTCTTTAGTATGATTATTGTGCTGTGCCGGGGTGAAGTTGTGTCTTTGAATAACACTG ATCATAAAATTGTCGGTGGCCTGACTACAGTTGAGGCGGTTCCCTATCAAATCTCCCTGCAAGGACTGAATTATCACAACGGTCAATATATTCACTTCTGTGGTGGCTCAATTCTAACCGAAAAACACATTGTCACAGCCGCACATTGTTTGGAGGGTTGGCCTGTTGAAAATATAACCGTTGTTGTGGGCACAGCAGTTTGGGATGTTGGCGGTGTTCGTCACGCCGTTGATAAATATGAGATTCATGAGCGTTACGAAATGTTGGAGACTTGTGACATTGGCATCATAACGTTGACGGAGCCATTGGAATTTAACGATAAG GTTCAACCAATCGCTTTCAACGACAATTATGTTCCCGGTAATGTTCCATGCATTGTAACTGGCTGGGGTTACACATTTCCGATACGTGCTCCGACTTTCCTACCGTATTGGTTCATCAGCTTTTTCCGGTTATATCCGAAAGATTTGCAGATCGCACAACTGCGAACCATTACGAATGGAGAATGTCGCCGACAATACCTCGGTAAGGAATTGAACACGGAACTCTGCACGTATGTATGGTCCAAAGGAGCATGTGCTGGTGATTCAG GAGGGCCGGTCGTCAATATGAAACAGAATTTGCTGATCGGAATCGTTTCTTTCGGATCGAGCAATTGTGGTGGATTCACTGGGACGCCGGACGGTCACACAAGGGTTTCAAATTTCACAACATGGATCCAGGAGCGCATAAAAATCTTCTGA